Part of the Olsenella profusa DSM 13989 genome, GGCGCACCATGGCGGCAAGCTCGGCCTGACGCGCCTCCTGGGGCGAGGTCGGCGCCTTGGCTGCGATGCGCTGGCTGGCGCCCGTGGGCTCGCGGTCGGGTGTCCCGCCGGCGTCCTCGCCCGCTCCCACGACGGTGAGACCCGCCTCGCGGAAGGCCCTGACCATGTCGGCCACGTCCACGCCCTTGACGTCCGCACCCTTGCGTGGGGTCATGACGCGCCCGGCCGTCTGCATCATGGCGGGGTTCGTGATCTCTCCAAAGCCCAGCGTTACCATGACGTTGACGAAGCGGGGACAGGCGTTTGCGTTCTCCAGGACCGTGCGGTCGAGGTCGACGGTGCTCTCGTCCATGGCGGCCTTCCCTTCAAGTGTTAGTTTTCTTTTACTTGAAGCAAGGGTAGCGGCTTTCTGAAGGCTCATATGTCGCAATTCCAACGCGCGTGCCATCAGTGACGAGTCGCTCTTCAACATGCAGACTTCGCGAAGGAGGCAAATGCCTCCGCCTCGCGCAGGTCCTGTTGTATCCCCGTCTTTGACACTTAACCCTACATAACTCGCACATAAGGGCTGGTAGAGATAGCTATCTGCTGTCTCTGCCGGCCCTCTTCCTTGTGGTAATGGACGCCTTCTGGTGGGTCTTCTTCAAGATCCTCCTCATCTGGCTCTGCGGCACGATCTCGAAGTCGGTGCGGAATCCGAAGGCCTCATGCAGGGCATCGGTTATCTCTGTGCGCACGTAGAGGGGGCGGTATCCCTCGCCCTTGACCTCTTCCATGCGCATGTTCCTCAGGGTGTCTGCGATCTCAGGACAGGTCCAGAGGCACCCGAGCCTCTTCTCGAGGATCCGGTAGATGAGAAGCGCCAGGAAGCAGGTGAGGAAGTGGGCCTCGATGCGGTCCCTGCGCGAGAGGAAGACGGGACGGGCCCTGAACTCGCCCTTCATGATGCGAAAGCACTCCTCGACCTGCCAGCGTCCGGCGGCAACCTTTACGATGCCCAGGACATCCTCGTCGTCGAGCGAGGTAGCCAGGCCGTAGAGGCCGTCCCAGGAGGCTTCCTCCTCGACCTTCCCGTCGTCGACGGAGAGGATGCGCTCCTCGGCGACCTCGCCCTCCTCGGTCACGGGGGTGGAGGAGACGAAGCGCATGGGGTCCTTGGGCCCCTTGCGGTGCCTCTTGGCCGTCCCGTCCTCGCAGGCCCTGCGCGCCCGCTCCACCTGCGCCTTCCTGATGGAGCTCTGGTAGGCGCGGTACCTGAGGGAGAAGGTGACGATCAGGTTCTGCCCCAGCTCCTCGCCGGTCGCAGGGTCCTTCAGGGACGTCCACATCGTCTTGTAGAAGGTCCTGGCGAAGAGGGCCCGGCGCGTCTTCTCGGGCGTGAGGGGGTCGTCTGCCGCCTTCCGGACCTGGTCGAGGTCGAACGTGCCCGCCTCGCCTGCGCACGACCAGCCCTTGGGGCCGCGCACCCAGTCCCTGACCTCCTTCCTCTGGCCCCTGAGGGAGACCGTGGTGACGAACTGGAGGCTGCCCCTGCTGTTGTGGGCGCGGTTGGCGGCGCTCGAGAGACCGGCGTCCGTGCAGACGACGAGCTTCGAGAGGCCGAACTCGCCTTCGAGCCTCTCTTCCAGAGGGATGAGGGTGGGCTGCTCGGACTCGTTGCCTGGGTAGAGGTCGAAGGCCACGGGAAGCCCGTCTTTGTCCATCATGAGCCCCATGCCCACGATCGGGTTGGGCCGGTGCTCCTTGGAGGGGCCGTACCTTCTGAAGCCGTCTTCCTCTGTGATCTCGAAGTAGTAGTTCGTGCAGTCGTAGAAGAGCGTCTGGCAGCGCCTTCTCGCCAGGGCCTTGCTCCGCTCGAAGGCTCTCCTCTGTATGAGCCCAGAGTTCTCGGCGAGTACGGAGAGCGCCCGGTAGATGTGGTGGCTATCGAAGGCGGGCCCCTCCATCAGCTCCTGGGAGAACTCATGGGTCGCCCGCTTGGACGAGGGCTCGAGGATGCGTCCGTACACGAGCCTGGACAGGACCGAGTCGAGGTCGTAGTCCGCCTTGCTGCGTGAGGCGATGTCTCGGCAGATCTCGGGCAGGCCGAGTGCGGAGTAGATGTCCTGCAGGAAGAGGTAGCCGCAGTTGAACGTATGCCGCGCGCCTGCCCCTATCTGCCTTGTGGGGTCATACGACACCGTGACCTTGCGGGTGAGCTCGCGCTCCTCGAGGGTCATCCTCTTGGCCTCTTCTTTGGCCCAGCTCATCACATCTGTGCCTGGAGGAAGCATCTCCTCGAGCTCGGACCTGGTCCCCAGCCTTCTCGCGATCTTGGAGGTGGGCTTGCCCGTCTCCCTGTCACGGTAGGTCTTGGCTATGTAGAAGGTCTCGGCTGTCTTGGTCCTCGTCACCTGGACTTTCATGACCATCACCTATCTACATGCAACTGCTACCAGATACCACAATATATAGTACCACAACCTGAGCATAGGAAAGCCGGGAATCCCCAGGCAGAACTGGAAATTCCCGGCATATGTGAGCTCTGAATCTAGTGGCTAAGTGTTAAAGTCCCGCGTGGGGTCATGACGCGCCCGGCCGTCTGCATCATGGCGGGGTTCGTGATCTCTCCAAAGCCCAGCGTTACCATGACGTTGACGAAGCGGGGACAGGCGTTTGCGTTCTCCAGGACCGTGCGGTCGAGGTCGACGGTGCTCTCGTCCATGGCGGCCTTCCCTTCAAGTGTTAGTTTTCTTTTACTTGAAGCAAGGGTAGCGGCTTTCTGAAGGCTCATATGTCGCAATTCCAACGCGCGTGCCATCAGTGACGAGTCGCTCTTCAACATGCAGACTTCGCGAAGGAGGCAAATGCCTCCGCCTCGCGCAGGTCCTGTTGTATCCTGTTGTATACTGCTAAGGCTTTTCCACTGAGCCCCGTACCCTCATCGGAAAAGGCAACGGTGGCTCGTCCAGGGGCCATCGCATCGGAAGTGTTCGTAGGAGGAGTCACGTGACTACTAAGTCGACTCAGTACGCCAAGAAGGGCGAGGTCGAGCGCAACTGGGTGCTCATCGACGCCGACGGTGCCACCCTCGGTCGCCTCGCAACCCAGGCCGCCATGATCCTTCGTGGCAAGAACAAGCCCCAGTACACCCCCAACGCCGACACGGGCGACTTCGTGGTCGTCATCAATGCCGACAAGGTGCAGCTTACGGGTACCAAGGCCGAGCACAAGAGCTACTGGCGCTACTCCGGCTGGCTCGGTGGCCTCAAGACCGAGTCCTTCAAGGAGGCCATGGCCAAGCATCCCGAGCGCGTCATCGAGCACGCCGTCAAGGGCATGCTCCCCAAGACCACGCTGGGCCGCAAGCAGGGCATGAAGCTTAAGGTCTATGCCGGCCCCGAGCATCCCCACACCGCTCAGAACCCCACCAAGATCGATCTGGAGGCGTAACCGATGGCTGAGAACACCGCTGTGTACACCGGCACCGGTCGTCGCAAGGAGGCCACCGCGCGCGTGCGCCTGGTTCCTGGCACCGGCAAGGTCACCGTCAATGGCCGTGAGGCTGCCACCTACTTTGGTCGTCAGCAGCTCGTGGACAATGCGCTCGTTCCCTTCAAGGTGACCGACACCATAGGTCGCTTCGACGTCCTCGCCAACTGCGATGGCGGCGGCATCAACGGTCAGTCCGGGGCACTGCGCCTGGGCATCGCCCGCGCCCTGCTCGATGCGGGCGAGTATCGCGCCGACCTCAAGAAGGCGGGCCTACTCACGCGCGACAGCCGTGCTGTGGAGCGCAAGAAGTACGGCCTCAAGAAGGCCCGCAAGCGCCCGCAGTTCTCCAAGCGCTAGGGCGTGCGACAGAGTGCACCTGTGGGGGAGTCGCTTCGGCGGCTCCCCTTTCATCGCATGATAAGAGTATCGTTAATCAGATAATTAGCAAAGCAGAGCCACTTGCCTAAGCTGGTCAATCGCATCTGCACGATTGTCGGCCCCCATGACCGAACGTCCCGCAACCAGTATGTCGGCTCCAGCCTCTACACAAGCGCGGGCGTTTGAGGTATCAATTCCCCCATCGACCTCTAGAAGCGGACTGACATTATTCCTTTTGCATAGGTCGGATAATTCCTGAAGCTTGTAGAAAGTATGAGGAATGAATCGTTGATTGGGCTTTCCGGGATTGACGGCGAGCACGAGTATGAGGTCAATCTCTTGGATGATGGACTCAAGCCAAGAGACTGGCGTACCCGGATTGAGTGCGACACCCGCTTTCTTTCCACAGGAATGTATGTTGTCCACTATGCTTTGCCAATGTCGTGTTGCCTCTAAGTGAAACGTGACCGAGTTCGCGCCGGCCTCGATGACGCTGCGACACATGCGTTCTGGCTGTTCGACCATGAGGTGCACATCAATGGGAAGAGTGGTGCTGGATGCTACGGAGCGAAGGATGGGCTGTCCAAATGAGATGCTATCAACGAAGTGGCCATCCATAATATCAAGGTGTATCAGATCAGCACTTCCTAAACTTTCGAGTTCCTGTTTCAGGACAGAAAAGTCCGCGGACAGTATGGATGGAGCTATAGAGCAGGGATTCTTCATGATTGCTTTCGCATTCCTTATCAGGTGAAACGCAAGCTTGGGACCGATTATGGGCCGAAGTCTCCAAGCTTGCGCATACTTTGAGTCCGTTTTGTCTAACGCATGCTATTGATAGCTATGCATGCCCAGCCGCTAGTCGCGCACCCACATCCCCACTGGGGTGGTTTATGAGGAACTGTTCACGCGAATAGTGATTTTCTTGCATGATATTGATAGCTATCGCATCGAAGACGGACATGGTGGCAAGGGTGCTGGCCGTTGCCAGCATGTTGTACGTATCTGGCTCTCGATCTATTTGTACCTCAAGGAACAAATCCGCAGCTTCACTGATTGGAGAGTGTGCGGCTTCTCCAACGCTAACGATAGTAGTCTGCTTTTTCTGGAGGTTGGGAATGAAACTTAGGAGCTCCTGGGTGACCCCTCCTTTCGAGAGGAAAATGACGATGTCTCCCTTATGAACAGCGCCCAAACCACCATGAACGGCATCACTTGGCTCTAAAAAGAAGGCCCGCACGCCAATTACCTGTAAGGTGTGGATAGCCTTTCGCGCGGCTACGGCAGAGGTACCACAGCCAGTGAAAAACACATTGCCCCTACAGGAGCTAATCATGTCGGACAGCTTCACTAGCTCATCTAGGTGGACCTTCTCTGAGAGCTTGATGAGCTCTTCCCCCTCGGCACGAATGACGGACCGTAGCGTATCGGCACTCATCAGAATCAGTCCTCCGTTCCTATGATGACGATATTGCAATGACGATTGCGCTCTCGCGTTTGGTCGAAGTCTACGAAGTAAATCGATCCCACTGCTCCAATCAGAAGCTCCTTGTCCTTAATGGGAAAGGTCTCACTTGCTCCGAACAGGTCACTGCGCAGGTGCCCATCAGTGTTCAGCATGGTCCATGCCTGTGCGGGGTAGTCGGGATCCTTTTTTGTCATCCCATAGGCTATGTGTTTGGGGCCCGGACTATGGTATTGGTTCTCGGTCGTCTGTCGTGGGGCAATTCTGTCCAGCATCTGATCGAGATCAACATGAAGGTATTCGTCACCATAGTAGTTGCGATCATGCATGAACTCATCAAAGTAGACTGAGCAGGTCGTATGGGCAGACGCAATAGTACATATACCGTTTCGAACAGCGCTCTCAGCTACAATGCCCCTGACGTTCTCGGTGATGTTGTGGTATGAGGGACGTCCACTGACGGTATGCAAATCTATCCTTGCATGATGGACAATCATCTCGTCACCTACAAGTTAAGTTGTTCTTTAATCTGATCAAAGACGACGTTGGCTCCAACGCCTGTAAGGATGGCGAGACCATTTATGACCTTGTCCTGGATGTAGCTCGGAACCTGTGTCGTCGTAAGGACGGCGTCGTAGTGACCATCTTGGATGTTGTCGATTTCTGAGGCTACGGCGGACTGTCTGATTTCTACAGTATTGCGTAGTCCTTCGCTATCTAACCACTGCTCCACTTTGTTTCTGACAATTGTCGAGGTCGCATGGCCAGCACCACACATAATCAAAAGCTTTTTCATGTTCTTATGCCCCTTGAGTTATGCTGCACGATGGGTATGGATGTGATCTTCTAAGCTTGGTTCCATTTCTTGATGCGGTTCATGTAGAACAGGATTCCGAGTAAGATTACGGTGAGTATGCCAACGCCTGCGTACCCAAAGAACTGCGCTGACCCCAGAGTTATAACGTTGGGCCAAAGGCCTGCGGTTACAAATGAAACGATGCTTCCTCCTGCATCGTAACCGGCAATCTGGTAGGCACTGGTGAAGGCGGGAGCAATCCATGTGGAGAGATAGAGCATGGTAACAACGTAGACCGCACTGCCAAGCACGGAACGAATGATGTCTCCCCGATATGCGGCAACGGTAAGACAGAGTGCATAGACAAGCATGGGAAGATCGCCGAGAGGCAAGACCTTGTTTCCAGGGAGAATAACTGCAAGGAGCAAGGTAACAGGAATCATGAGGAGAGAGACGGCAAGGACGGCAGGATTACCAACAGTAAGAGCCGCATCCATGCCAATGTTGAGCGTCTTACCATGTAGATGCTTTGAGGTGAATTCTTGGGTTGCGCCTGCAATTGGAGTGAGGCCTTCCATGAACATCGCGATCATCTTGGGAAGCAATGCCAAGACCGCTGCCGTCTCCATGCCTAGCTGACAGATGTGACCGAACTCGAAACCGGCGAGAACGCCCATGACAATGCCAATGATGAACCCAATGATGATGGGATTGCCAAAGAAACCAAACTTCTTCTGAATAGTTTCTGGATCGATTTCAGTCCTCTTGAAGAAGGGAATATGATCGAAGAGCCAGTTGATAGGAGTTGCAAGGACGAGACCGGAGAGGGCCATCACATGCGTGATGGATATACCTGGTAGGTTGAAAAATTCACTAACCTTGGGTTGGAACGCATCGGCAAGAATGAGCTCAATGAGGAAGAATGGAACCATAACGAGAATGGCGAGCAAGTAATCACCCGTCACGCCCCAAGTCATGATACCGACGAATGCCGATTGCCAGAGGTTCCAGATATCAACGTTAAGGGTTTTGGTGAGCCCCGTGAAAATAAGTACGAGGTTGATGAAGATGGCGATAGGAATGATGATGATTCCCAAGGTAGTCGAGAAGGCGAGTGGACCACCTATACCGTTCCCCACATCCAGAATGCTTAGGGAGAGGCCAAAGTTGGAGACCATGGCCTGAACGGCGGGCTCCAAGGCGGTGGATAGGATACTGATGATGGCATTGGTGCCAATCATACCGATGCCTACGGTCAGTCCCGCGAGAATGGCCTTGGTAGGCCTAAGCTGGACTATCAAACCAAGTATGATAATGACGATGGGAATAAGGACGATGCCGCCCAGGCTGGTAACGAAATTAAGTGCCAATTGAAGCATTCCTGGACTTCCTTCCAAGCGTGTAAAGTGAATTTAGAATCGTGCACGTACGACGAAGTCTCTGGTGAATAAGCCTCCGATTCAGCAAATATGGTTCTCCGTAAGAATTGCCTCTAGCATTTCCATGCTTGTGCAGGCCTGCAGACATTTCACAGCTTTCTGGTTGGAGAGCATGCCCACAAGGTCACCCAGTGCATCTGCTTGCTCATGCGGTTGGCTCATAGCGATAATGAAGACCAGGATCGCTTGCACAGCCTTATCTCTGTCGATCATGTATCGAAAGACAACAGGTTTCTTAAGCGAGACGAATGCAATCTGCGACTTGTTGACAAAACGAGAATCGGTATGCGGAATTGCCACGCCTGTATAACCGATTTCTAGCCCCGTAGGGTAGTCCTGTTCACGCTTCAGGATGTTTTCTTCGAAATCTGGCTTTACGTCACCTGCATCAAGCAACAATTGAGAGCCGATGTGTATGACATCCTGAGCATTACGAGCGGATGCATGAAAAGCTGCCAATTTATCATCGAAAAACATTGCGTACACCTCCTTCCAGAAGGACGTCTGCCCCTTATTTTTCTCATGAATTTCGTTAAAGAAAAAACGACGAGCCTTCCGCTGCGGAGGAAGTTCTTGATTTGAACTAGATGAATGGCTTTGAGTAAAGTACTCAAAAGAATGCCTGTGAATCATCTGATACGAGGTGTTGAAAATGAAGATGGGCCCCAGCGCACTCATATCCCAACTCATGGAACAAAGTGGCTGGGTGGATGCCAAGACCTTGGCGACTATACTGCATGTGACTCCGAGGACGATCAGAAGCTATGTTCGCCGTCTTAATGAGGAGAGCAATGAGATCATTATAGAATCATCGTCGCGGGGCTATCGACTCGTGAATAATGAGTTTGGCATACAAACAAGACCAAAATCCTCGACGAGCACTTCGGCGGATAGTCGGGCAGAAAGGCTTATCAGAATCCTCTTGGCCACCGATCGACCTCAAAGTATTTACGATATGGCTGACGAGCTACATGTATCTGAGTCAACAATGCAACTTGTCCTTCGAAAGGCACGTAAGATTGTTCAGCCATACAAGTTGGTCATATCTCGTGCCCATGATTCCCTTGTACTTATGGGCAGCGAGTCAGATAAGAGGCGCTTCATCAATCGTATACTCATCGGTAGTAGGAACATGGATTTTTCTGCGCTCACGAATAGCACCGTCCTGAAAAACGGCTATGACGTGCACAAACTCAAGTATGCAATTACGGACGCACTTGCTGAGCACGGACTGACCTGTGATGACTATGGCCTCAACAATATGGTGATGCATCTGGCCATTATGCTGAGTAGGATTGAAGCACAGCAAAGAATGACTGCCGAAGAAGCACCGACTACTGGCAACGCATCCCCAGAGGTCATGTGTGCCACCGAGGTATGCATGGCGCTGGGAGAGTCCCTTGGCATCAGCATCGATGATCCAGACAGGTTCTATTTTGCTTTGGTGATAGAAGCAAACACCCGACGAGCAACGGCAGCTGGAATCATGACAAGTGGAAATGCGCCAGTATTCGAGGAACGGGACCTCTCGATTGCCGAACATGCCGCAGAAAGGGTGTCCACGACCTATTGCCTAGAGCGATTCTCCACCGAGTTCATTCAGCAGCTTGCTGTACACATACATGCGCTTATCAGTCGTGCCGCTACTAACACCTTTGTATATAACCCGCTGGTTAACGAGGTAAGATCAGAGTACCCCCTGATTCATGATATGGCAGTCGTTATGGCAGATGCCATCTCCCGTGAGGCGAGCATCAGGCTGACAGAGGATGAGATCGCATTTTTTACCTTTCACATCGGTGGGTACCTGCAGAATAGGTGCATGATAGATCGGGACTGTGTTACTTGCGTTGTCCTCTATATCAATTATCACAATATGCAGGACTATTTTATCCAGCGACTCCGAAGTCTTTTTAAGACTCAGTTGCAAATCATTTCGGTGCAGAGTGTCTTTGATTACGATTCGACTCGACTAGACTGTGAATTGATATTGTCACCATTGGAGGTGGATGTTCCGGAGGGCTGTAGGAGGGTAGTCATAAGTCCACTCTTTGGGAGAGAAGATGAAGAGGCGGTACGCAAGGCTGTCAACGAGATATCCCAAAAGAAGAGAGGAAGGCAGCTAGAATCCACTATTGCGCAGTTCTTGAGGCCTGACTTCTTTAAGCTTAACTTTTATCCTGGAAACTATGACGAGTTGATTGCAGCTATGGTTTTGGATTGTCTTGATAAGGGGCTGGTTGGCGAGGGTTATCTTGAGAAGGTTCTTGAGCGTGAAGCGTTGTCACCAACAGTCTTTGACAATCTCGTGGCTGTGCCACATACAGTGGAACCTGCGGCTCTGAGGTCGTTTCTATACCTCGTCATCAACGATCGGCCGGTTGCATGGGGACAATCAAGTGCCAATATCATACTTCTACTGGGGATTTCCGAGAATGATAGGGAATCTTTTACAAATTTCTACAGCGATTTTCTCTCTATACTCAGTAATGCAAAAAATGCGAGTGAGCTTATCGGTAGCGTCTCATACGAGGACTTCATGAGACGTCTTACAGCACTTCTCAAGGTCCGGCACAACTAACACCCATGGTCTCTGTAAGACATGTATGTCTTTCTAGCGTGGTACAGGCTCTCGCATATTGTTTTTGACGCATCCTCTCACATG contains:
- a CDS encoding YjbQ family protein is translated as MIVHHARIDLHTVSGRPSYHNITENVRGIVAESAVRNGICTIASAHTTCSVYFDEFMHDRNYYGDEYLHVDLDQMLDRIAPRQTTENQYHSPGPKHIAYGMTKKDPDYPAQAWTMLNTDGHLRSDLFGASETFPIKDKELLIGAVGSIYFVDFDQTRERNRHCNIVIIGTED
- the rpe gene encoding ribulose-phosphate 3-epimerase, with protein sequence MKNPCSIAPSILSADFSVLKQELESLGSADLIHLDIMDGHFVDSISFGQPILRSVASSTTLPIDVHLMVEQPERMCRSVIEAGANSVTFHLEATRHWQSIVDNIHSCGKKAGVALNPGTPVSWLESIIQEIDLILVLAVNPGKPNQRFIPHTFYKLQELSDLCKRNNVSPLLEVDGGIDTSNARACVEAGADILVAGRSVMGADNRADAIDQLRQVALLC
- a CDS encoding PTS sugar transporter subunit IIA, with amino-acid sequence MASTQPLCSMSWDMSALGPIFIFNTSYQMIHRHSFEYFTQSHSSSSNQELPPQRKARRFFFNEIHEKNKGQTSFWKEVYAMFFDDKLAAFHASARNAQDVIHIGSQLLLDAGDVKPDFEENILKREQDYPTGLEIGYTGVAIPHTDSRFVNKSQIAFVSLKKPVVFRYMIDRDKAVQAILVFIIAMSQPHEQADALGDLVGMLSNQKAVKCLQACTSMEMLEAILTENHIC
- a CDS encoding PTS sugar transporter subunit IIB, whose translation is MKKLLIMCGAGHATSTIVRNKVEQWLDSEGLRNTVEIRQSAVASEIDNIQDGHYDAVLTTTQVPSYIQDKVINGLAILTGVGANVVFDQIKEQLNL
- a CDS encoding DUF1858 domain-containing protein, with amino-acid sequence MDESTVDLDRTVLENANACPRFVNVMVTLGFGEITNPAMMQTAGRVMTPRGTLTLSH
- a CDS encoding KpsF/GutQ family sugar-phosphate isomerase; this encodes MSADTLRSVIRAEGEELIKLSEKVHLDELVKLSDMISSCRGNVFFTGCGTSAVAARKAIHTLQVIGVRAFFLEPSDAVHGGLGAVHKGDIVIFLSKGGVTQELLSFIPNLQKKQTTIVSVGEAAHSPISEAADLFLEVQIDREPDTYNMLATASTLATMSVFDAIAINIMQENHYSREQFLINHPSGDVGARLAAGHA
- the rplM gene encoding 50S ribosomal protein L13; protein product: MTTKSTQYAKKGEVERNWVLIDADGATLGRLATQAAMILRGKNKPQYTPNADTGDFVVVINADKVQLTGTKAEHKSYWRYSGWLGGLKTESFKEAMAKHPERVIEHAVKGMLPKTTLGRKQGMKLKVYAGPEHPHTAQNPTKIDLEA
- a CDS encoding IS1634 family transposase gives rise to the protein MKVQVTRTKTAETFYIAKTYRDRETGKPTSKIARRLGTRSELEEMLPPGTDVMSWAKEEAKRMTLEERELTRKVTVSYDPTRQIGAGARHTFNCGYLFLQDIYSALGLPEICRDIASRSKADYDLDSVLSRLVYGRILEPSSKRATHEFSQELMEGPAFDSHHIYRALSVLAENSGLIQRRAFERSKALARRRCQTLFYDCTNYYFEITEEDGFRRYGPSKEHRPNPIVGMGLMMDKDGLPVAFDLYPGNESEQPTLIPLEERLEGEFGLSKLVVCTDAGLSSAANRAHNSRGSLQFVTTVSLRGQRKEVRDWVRGPKGWSCAGEAGTFDLDQVRKAADDPLTPEKTRRALFARTFYKTMWTSLKDPATGEELGQNLIVTFSLRYRAYQSSIRKAQVERARRACEDGTAKRHRKGPKDPMRFVSSTPVTEEGEVAEERILSVDDGKVEEEASWDGLYGLATSLDDEDVLGIVKVAAGRWQVEECFRIMKGEFRARPVFLSRRDRIEAHFLTCFLALLIYRILEKRLGCLWTCPEIADTLRNMRMEEVKGEGYRPLYVRTEITDALHEAFGFRTDFEIVPQSQMRRILKKTHQKASITTRKRAGRDSR
- the rpsI gene encoding 30S ribosomal protein S9, which codes for MAENTAVYTGTGRRKEATARVRLVPGTGKVTVNGREAATYFGRQQLVDNALVPFKVTDTIGRFDVLANCDGGGINGQSGALRLGIARALLDAGEYRADLKKAGLLTRDSRAVERKKYGLKKARKRPQFSKR
- a CDS encoding PTS galactitol transporter subunit IIC; translated protein: MLQLALNFVTSLGGIVLIPIVIIILGLIVQLRPTKAILAGLTVGIGMIGTNAIISILSTALEPAVQAMVSNFGLSLSILDVGNGIGGPLAFSTTLGIIIIPIAIFINLVLIFTGLTKTLNVDIWNLWQSAFVGIMTWGVTGDYLLAILVMVPFFLIELILADAFQPKVSEFFNLPGISITHVMALSGLVLATPINWLFDHIPFFKRTEIDPETIQKKFGFFGNPIIIGFIIGIVMGVLAGFEFGHICQLGMETAAVLALLPKMIAMFMEGLTPIAGATQEFTSKHLHGKTLNIGMDAALTVGNPAVLAVSLLMIPVTLLLAVILPGNKVLPLGDLPMLVYALCLTVAAYRGDIIRSVLGSAVYVVTMLYLSTWIAPAFTSAYQIAGYDAGGSIVSFVTAGLWPNVITLGSAQFFGYAGVGILTVILLGILFYMNRIKKWNQA
- a CDS encoding BglG family transcription antiterminator gives rise to the protein MEQSGWVDAKTLATILHVTPRTIRSYVRRLNEESNEIIIESSSRGYRLVNNEFGIQTRPKSSTSTSADSRAERLIRILLATDRPQSIYDMADELHVSESTMQLVLRKARKIVQPYKLVISRAHDSLVLMGSESDKRRFINRILIGSRNMDFSALTNSTVLKNGYDVHKLKYAITDALAEHGLTCDDYGLNNMVMHLAIMLSRIEAQQRMTAEEAPTTGNASPEVMCATEVCMALGESLGISIDDPDRFYFALVIEANTRRATAAGIMTSGNAPVFEERDLSIAEHAAERVSTTYCLERFSTEFIQQLAVHIHALISRAATNTFVYNPLVNEVRSEYPLIHDMAVVMADAISREASIRLTEDEIAFFTFHIGGYLQNRCMIDRDCVTCVVLYINYHNMQDYFIQRLRSLFKTQLQIISVQSVFDYDSTRLDCELILSPLEVDVPEGCRRVVISPLFGREDEEAVRKAVNEISQKKRGRQLESTIAQFLRPDFFKLNFYPGNYDELIAAMVLDCLDKGLVGEGYLEKVLEREALSPTVFDNLVAVPHTVEPAALRSFLYLVINDRPVAWGQSSANIILLLGISENDRESFTNFYSDFLSILSNAKNASELIGSVSYEDFMRRLTALLKVRHN